Proteins co-encoded in one uncultured Bacteroides sp. genomic window:
- a CDS encoding endo-1,4-beta-xylanase — protein MKIKFRTLLLFIAAVSMSCKGSEPVTYSDSALKDIAGKYFLIGAAVSTRQVAGQDANALRIIKKHFNSIVAENCMKSEVIHPTEDSYNFTDADALVKFGEENGMKVIGHCLIWHSQLSRWFCVDKDGKNVSPEVLKERMKNHIHTIVGRYKGRIKGWDVVNEAIESDGSWRKTKFYEILGEEYIPLAFQYAHEADPDAELHYNDYGMDAKGKRDKVVEMVKKLKEKGLRIDAVGMQGHMGMDYPRYEDFEESIKSFASTGVKVMITEWDMSALPTVYTGANIADALTSKKGQNLYPNGLPDSVSLAWNNRMEKFFNLFIKHSDVISRVTAWGVTDGDSWKNGFPVRGRTDYPLLFDRNYNPKPFINKILNSSK, from the coding sequence ATGAAAATAAAATTTCGGACGCTCTTATTATTTATTGCAGCTGTTTCAATGAGTTGCAAAGGTTCTGAACCGGTAACCTATTCAGATTCAGCTTTAAAAGATATTGCAGGTAAATATTTCCTTATTGGAGCAGCGGTCAGTACCAGGCAGGTAGCCGGTCAGGATGCAAATGCTCTGCGGATTATTAAAAAGCATTTCAATTCTATTGTTGCTGAAAATTGTATGAAATCTGAAGTGATTCATCCTACAGAAGATAGTTATAATTTCACTGATGCTGATGCATTGGTGAAGTTTGGAGAAGAAAATGGAATGAAAGTTATAGGACATTGTCTGATATGGCATTCGCAATTATCTCGCTGGTTTTGTGTAGATAAAGATGGAAAAAATGTATCTCCGGAAGTGCTGAAAGAACGCATGAAAAATCATATTCATACAATTGTAGGCCGTTATAAAGGCCGGATAAAAGGTTGGGACGTGGTTAATGAAGCAATTGAATCGGATGGTTCCTGGCGCAAGACTAAGTTTTATGAGATTTTAGGTGAGGAGTATATTCCTCTGGCTTTTCAATATGCACATGAAGCTGATCCGGATGCAGAATTGCATTATAACGATTATGGCATGGATGCAAAAGGAAAACGTGACAAGGTTGTAGAGATGGTAAAGAAACTGAAGGAAAAAGGACTTCGTATTGATGCAGTGGGCATGCAGGGACACATGGGTATGGATTATCCTCGTTATGAAGATTTTGAAGAAAGTATCAAAAGCTTTGCTAGTACTGGTGTGAAGGTTATGATTACGGAGTGGGATATGAGTGCTCTACCTACGGTGTACACTGGGGCTAACATTGCAGATGCATTGACTTCTAAAAAAGGACAAAATCTTTATCCTAACGGCCTGCCCGATTCTGTTTCATTGGCATGGAATAATCGTATGGAGAAATTCTTTAATCTGTTTATCAAGCATTCTGATGTTATCTCTCGCGTAACTGCATGGGGAGTAACTGACGGTGATTCATGGAAAAACGGATTTCCGGTAAGAGGAAGAACAGATTATCCATTGTTGTTTGACCGCAATTACAACCCTAAACCATTTATAAATAAGATTTTAAATAGCTCAAAATAA